AAAAGTTCATAGTAGTCTATAGCCCCAATATTCCACTGAGGGAGTGTCTAAGCTTCCTTCCCATCACCCCCATCTGAACTGGGCCCTGAAGATGGAATCTAGGAACTTGCTGGGACATCCACCACGGGCTGCCTGTCAGACGTCTGGTTTGGCATTCAAACTTGCCCAGATTTTGAGGAAGTGCAGAGCCACGGTGGCTCCCCTCCTGTTCCTGGGCTCCTTTCCCCTTTGACTTCACTTTGACTTTCCAGTTGCCCTTCTTGCATTTCCCGCTGTTGCATTTTCCTGATCTCTCCTGGATTCTGAACGGTGCCCATGTACTTCAGACTAACTGCTGAATTCTTTAGCCCTTTGCTTCTGGTTCACTTTCGTTCCAGCTGGCCTGTGTAGCCAAATGCAGCCTCACCCCAGCCAGTCACTTGAGAATCCCTCTTTGCAGTCTTGGGTGCAGGCAGCAAAAACCAGTCCCCAGGTGGTGGATGGACAGGACTGTTCTTACTACCGTCTGCTTAGTGAAGTTCTTCCCCCCGTTTCCAGTTTGGGAAGCTATGTTGACCTAccgtacagggttgttgtaagggtttCCTGGCAAATTatgctttgaacactgaaagtaTTCTATGAACACTAACTATTACTGTTATTTAGTTTGGGAGGTCTGTATCTCTGCTGGGATTCAACATGGGTGCTGGTAGCATTTTTCAACTTGTAAAAGAAAAATCTATTCTGCAAATACTCCTCTGTTGAATGTCAGGGCTAAGTCCTGGAATATCTGATGTAGTGTTATAACAAGGGTGCCTCTGGGCAGGTGCAGAGTATGTTTTCCTCACCGCTAAAAAACTCCAGGGGCTGGGTCAGCCTTGAGTTGCCAGCAGATAATCCCGACGGCGAAGTGAtgaactggcctgtggaaaatggACTTCGTtcctgtctgacaaagggagctttcactctcaAGAGCCGATACCCTGGAaacctggttggtctttaaggggctactgggtTTGAAGCTTGCCCTTCAACACGGCAAGACCAACACGGACTGCCCACCTGTGCTCCATCCCTTTCTGCCAATGGAAATGTCTTGTGGTTCCGGAAGGCTCTGTGGTTCTGACTTtgcccagcctccctggggcAGAAGTTCCACCATGGTGGGTGATACTGCCGAGTGCCCTTGTATCTAGACGATGCCGTCCCAAGCATTTGATCAGTCTTGGAAGTCCTGCACGGATGTCACAGAGGAGGCAGTTTGTTTTGAACTTTGGAAGTAAGGCGTAGAGGGCTGGCTCTCGGAACCGAGCCTTAGAATGTCAGTGAGACCGGACTTCTCGAATGGAATGATTTTCCTGATTTGTTGGGTAAAAACTAAGAATGTACATGATGTTGCACACTGTGGCTTTTCCTGGTCCTTGATGTTAAATATGTACAGTCCTTTTGGAAATGTAGGGTTTTGGAAAAACGTGTACTGTGTATTTTGATAAACGTGTTCCCCGCCCCTAGCAGTATGGGTCAACTGAATGTGTTTTGGGTTTGGGAAATGGCCCTGGACCAGGAGGAAGCGCTCCAGTGTAGACCCAATGGAAGCAAACAGGAGCTTGGGCGATTGTTCATTTCAGAGGGGAAGTTCCCATGGGGCTGTGTCCCCTTCCAACCATTTTGAATTCCTGTAGCCAAGAACAGAACATGTCTTCCCTCAGCATCTTGTCATCCCGGGGGTGCTTGTTCCATCCCATCAGCTGCTCTAGTTAAGAGTTCAGGTCATGGGCCAGGATTCTGTAATCTCACCTCACTGCACACCTGTCTGTAGAATGTTTTGCCCACTCTGTGCATCTCGCTCTAAGCCTTGCTGGTTTTGGGGCACAGGAATGGAAGGCCAGTTGTGTTTGCTGGGATGTGTGGCATGTACTGTGTTATGGATGCTCATCAGTTTGAGGTGAAAGTTAATGGGTTTAAAGCATAACAGCACTTTAATCCTGTATTGCCTGTGCTTTCAGTAGTCAAGGGATACTGAAGTTCAAAGGGGAGGGATGCGTCCTTCATGATTTTGGCTAAGCTCCTACATCCTGTGGCAGAGAAGTCCATGAATTCACTATACAGATGTGTGAAGAAGTATCATAGACTCCCAGAGCTGGAAGGGTCTCAGAGGCCCCCTAAGCCAACTGCCTGCTCAGTGCAAGAAACCCAAACATGGTTGACTGATGGCTGTCTGGCTTTCACTTGAAGACCTCTGATGAGAAAgagcccccacacacacacacacaccagtaatTGCTAGATACTCTTGACTGTCGTAAATCTTTCCatgaacttcattgggtgccctgaGTTATGtattgtgggggagagagagagttcttTCCACGTTCTTTGGGCCACGTGACTTTTGTAAGCTTGGATCATGTCCCCTTAGTTGTCTTTTGGTCTAAACTGAAAGCCCCAAGTCCTCCGGCAGTCCTTGTGAGGGAAGGGGCTCCCACCCTATTAGCATTTGGGTTATGCAGTGCCTGACTGGCATGCACCAGGCAACGGATTCTTCTAGGACTCTGCATTTGGCATTTGGGGGGTTGAGCGATGATGGGGCTTTCCttttcatgcatgcatgcagTGGCAGCAGGTCCCAAGCAGTCAGGCATGCAAATACAGGGCTGGTAGTTACATTATGGGTCTGTGTGTGAACTTCCAGCTCCCCGttacttttaaaattttgtccTAAGGTGATTCTCCGCCCTGATGAATCACCTCTGGGTTAACCTGTTAGGTATTCCTCCACACACGCACCTTCTATTTTGTATGTTCGCAACATGCTACACAACCTTTATGATGTGAAAACATTTGGTGTCGCAATCTTCATTCTCCCGAAAACCTCGGGATGTTTGGTTTTTATTCTTGTTTTGTGAGCAGGAGAACCAAAGAGAGAGTGAGGGGCTTGCTTCTTTGGTGGGGGTACAGGAACAAAAGAATTGTCTTAGGGACTATCAGATATAGTCTGATAGTCCCTTAAGTACTATCAGATATAATACCATCAAGATCAGATGGGATTTCTTCCCAAAAGACAACTGAGAAATAACATTAGAACTGCCTTAAATCTGTTGGAATATTATGAACAACATCCGGAGAAGCAGATGGCTGTGATATTTTTAGATGCcaaaaaagcctttgacaacatTAATTGGAATTTTTTTATTGAACAGATGAAGGAGATGGAATTTGGAACGGAATTTATAAAAGCGGTTGAAGCCATATATAAGAAGCAGAAGGCAAAAATAATTATAAATGACGATTATACTGAAAGTATAGAGATTGAAAAAGGAACGAGAGAGGGCTGCCCCCTTTCACCATTAATAGTTATTTTGGTGCTGGAAGTACTGATGAGGAACGTAAGGAGCGATATGGCGATTAAGGGAGCATCCATCAAAGGGCATAAATATAAAGTACAGGCATTTGCAGATGATCTATTTATAGTGGAAGAACCTCTAGAATCAATAAAGAAATTAATGTATTGTCTTAAAGAGTATGGTTTGATGGCAGGAATGAAAATTAATTATCAGAGAACTAAAGTGATAATGAAGAACATGACAATGCCTCAAAAATGGAATTTACAGAAGTGACAGGATTTCAACTTGAAATGAaggttaaatatttaggagttTACTTAACATCTAAATgtagtttgttaatgaaagataaCTCTATGAAACTGCTCCAAGAAATTAAGAATGACTTAGAGAAATGGAAAGGATTACAGCTTTCGTTATTGGGAAGAActgcaactattaaaatgaatatattaccacggATTATTTTCTTTTATCAAAACATCCCGATTTGCATCAATAAGATTTTCTTTGAAGAATTAAATAAGATAATATCCAAAATtaaatggcaagggaaaaaaccaaggatTAAGCTGAAAAGACTCCAAGATTTTAAAGACAATGCAGGATTTGCTCTACCGGACTGGAAAATATACTATAAAGCATGTTGCCTGGTGTGGATGAGAGACTGGATTTTACTAGAAAATCAAAGATTACTGGCCCTAGAAGGACATGATTTGCAATTAGGTTGGCATGCTTTTCTATGGCATGGTAAAGCTacagggcataaatattttaagaatcATTTGATTAGGAAATCCATTATGACTGTATGGGAAAAAATTGCATCGGAAATTTACAATAAGGTTCCGCAGTGGGTTTCACCTCTAGAAGCGAGTCACACAACCAAAGACGTTTTCCCTGGATGAGAGTATTAGATACAGAGATCTTCTAGATGACAAAGGAGCGTTAAAATCAAAAGAGGAACTCCAAAGACAAAGTATTAACTTAGATTGGTGGGCAAGGGCTCAGATTGAATCCAGATATAACAAAGGTATAAAGCTGGGAGGCTTTCACTTAGAACAAAATGCCTTCGAAACTTTGTTGTGTAATTCTGATGAGAAACTGAttaaaaagatgtatgtatttttaatgcaaatggagaagaaggaggagggagtggaagaatataaaatgaaatggTCACAAAACCTAGGATATAACTTAGATctgatgcaatggaataagatatggaaggttaatattaaaataactaaatcagttgcatttaaagaaaacctatatgttttatagatggtatctgaCACCAGATAGATTAGCTAAAATggataaaaatatgtcaaataagtgttggaaatgtgtgaaacacacaggaacattccatcatatgtggtggacatgtaaagaagtccacaaattctGGCTAATGGTGCATAAtctgttacaacaaattttacaatgtataattcctttgaaacctgagatatttttgttaaattgtgtaccagaagaaattggaaaggaccagaaatattttataattcatgtagtaacagcagcaagaactctattggcatccttctggaaaagagcaataataccccgagaagaagaactgatagcgaagataatgaaaaatgcagaaatggacaaattaacttcactaATTAAAGGCCAATTAGAAGAAAattttgcagccccatggacaccattttatgatTGGATAAAAACAAATATAGCGAtttgaatgtagtaactatatgaaggcactactgtaatgtactattaacaatcacagttaaatgtttgttgaaatgttttgatgaaAAGATATAGATAAGAAGAATTCTAACTCAAGCAGaatatatgatatatattggaTATTCCCTTCCTACTTCCCCCCTGTCCCCCAACTCCCATAtgagaaaaacaataaaaatctattaaaaagaaaaaagaatgagaGGGTTGGTTCTCCACCCAAGCAACTGCTTCagaaggtgaggggggggggctggaccaGAGTGGAGGGTGCCAATGCACTGCAGGGGCTCAGCCCCCTACCATATCAAGCAGTGGCACCACCTCCCATACCAACACTGCCACTGGTCCAGAAGTGACTTGTGCCAACAAAATATCTTCAGTCAGCCACGTGATGGAAAGAGCAGAGTTCATACcgagaggtacactgcctctgccTATGGAGGTTCTAGCTACTGCCACTAACAGCCTATCATCTTCCCAGGTATCTGGGGGCCTCTGCACCTCTCACattaaccccctccccaaatctccaaaggATAATTTCAGCATTTCTCTAAAGGGAGAATTTCAGGGACCCTCCCCCAACAGTTTTGGGCTGAATCCCTTAGAGGAAAAATACTCATTAAAATCTTTTCTAAAACAGCCTCTGCAAGCCTAGCAGGTATCTGCAAGAAGGTTCTGTGGGAGCTTTTGGGCTACAATAAATGTGCACAGTTTTCAGACGTAACAATTCTCTGGTATTTCGTTAGAATACAATTTTATTTTGGTTACAAAATCTTCTGATGACCTTCGGGTTGTCAGGGCAGTTGATGCTTTTGGTGACATCAATTGGTAGACAGTTGATCACCTGGTAAACAGAAccccattaagcttctattaaaggggcagtaccTTTTTCTGATGCTCTTGGCAACCCCAAATGGACTACAAGCCTTTTGGGGATGGATTTCCCAGAGAAGGGCTCCAGGCAGGCTCTTGCACTCTGCTTTGGGGAAGGGGCAGTAGGGGGCTGTTGAGGCTTGCAAGGGTTAAAATGAGGGAGTGCCTATTTCTAGAGAGTCTGGAGGAAGTGACGTGAGGAGGGGGCGAAGGGTGGACCCAGCCACAGAAAGAAGATGGACAAGCCCACTGtaagtatggggggggggcggcggctggGGAATGCTGGTGCAATGAGGAGTCCCTGGAAGGCCTGCGATGCAtggaagggtgggtgggtggctgcgGCTGCTAGGGAAGGGAGAGTAAAGTGGAGCAGAGGTGGTGTGCGTGAGTGTGTGAGCGTGCAGTGTATGCCTCTGAGCCTAGCATGCAGACtagagctgcttccacacactgcTGAACCTTGTGAAATTGCAAGTGtggtccgccttgagtctcagtgaggcggacaatcaatcaatcagccaCACAAAAGGGGCAACCTAAGTAAGGCTTCTCTATTCTATTCAACGGGAGCTCCAGCTCCCGCTTCTCTCAGGCTTGTTCTTGGGCTGGCTCCTGGCCATAGCTGACTTGTGTGGGaagcctgagtatactgaagtgtttatgagagaaatatgacccgtgtggaacctgaactgagcctgtttgtgaaaggacactcagtcagggaaagggaggccggctgtgggctgccGGAGCAGGTTTcacatttctgtgaatgagagaaagaggctggctgtgtgctgtctgaggagttttctgtgagagaaatatagagcctagagaaagaggctgtgtgtgaagccttacaagagatctgtgtgaatgagtttataggaagtaactttaagaactgagaactacgtttatgaaaccgatacgtttcttgactaaataaaagtttattttgttttgttatatcccagagtagctgtcattgcaagatcccattcctatcttcagggccacaaagaaccacgaaggagcctgacgcttaggaacgttaccaaaggggaaacctaaataaaatatcttggaatataatattcctggtggcagcaaactacccagagggtgtaagggaaagattaaaagaaaaatctacccaagagaaagtaagggtcataacagcTGCACTTGGCAGAAAAGCCGCTGCGCCCTTGCAGGACTGTGGGAAAAGCAGGGCCCGCCCAGGCCACCTCACGGGGAATCTGCCCGTCCCTGAAATGGCTGCAGAGGTATTCGAGGCgctcaaacacccccccccccccccgagaatcTACACACAAGGATCTGCTGAGACAAATTCTTCCAGATCTTCTCCAAATGTAACTGGTTTGGGCCCTTGAACGCATGTGACCGAAAGCGCACAATCCATGTGCAGCGCATCCCAGGGCCATGCACACGGGAGAGAGAACCAATGCAGCGCCTTTAAGAATAAGCCCAGGCGGGGCCAGTCCCGGGGCAGAGGCGGGCTTTAAAGCGGCcgtccctccacccacccacccgggGAATCGCCTGCGAGGCGCCTTCTGCACGGGCGCCAGAGCGCGCAAGGCCCCGagcaccagccagccagccagccagccgccggcggcggcggcggcggcggcggcggcggcccttCGTCTCTTCTCTCGCGGGCTGCCGGGGGCGCCGACTCGGCCCCGCGCCCGCCCGGAGGCTCCGCATGCTCCCTCGGGCGCCGCTGGCCTCGGCTCCGGCCGCCTTACTGCAGCCCCACCCGGCCGCCGGCCTGCGGCAGGCTCGCGGGTCGCCGAGGTCCTGCGGGCCCGGAGCGCGGCGCAGGCGGAGCGCCGAGGGCGGGACGCGCGTCGGGCGTCTCGTGAGCACCAGGCTCACGTGACGGCGCAGGAGCGAGCGAGgggcggggcggcggcggcgggtccTTCCCGCCCGCGCCAAGCGCGCTCCCGCCGCCGCCTCGCCGCCGCCTTTGTCCGGCCATGGCCGCGGGGGCTGCCGCGCAGGTGagcgcccgggggggggggagcccgcCGCCGCGCCGCTACACAGCCAGGAGCCCGCCCGGGCCGGCGCGCAGGGCCAGCGGGCAGGCGGCGACCCGGCCGCTCCTCGGAGACGGAGGGCGGCCGGCGGCGCTGCCGGCGGCGAGTGAAGCGAGGCGGGGCGGGTCGGGGCGGGAGGCGCGCCGGTGCCTCGGGCGGGCTCCGGGGAGGAGGCCCGGGGAAGCCCTCGCTGCCTCCCTCCGCCAGGCGCCGGCCGGGGCGGGAGATGCCGGGCTGAGCCCTGCGCGCTGCCGGGGAGGGAGCGGGACCTGCGGAGCTCCGGGAGCGGCGCTCCTACGGGGCTGGGCGGCCCACTGGGCGGCTTGAGCCCGCCGGGATGCGCGGGAGCCGCCCCCGCCCCGCCGCTCCTGGGAGCAGGCCCGGAGGCGCCGGCCCGGCTGGGAAAGCGCGCCTggcccgccgccgcctcccctgCCCGCCCCGACGCCGAGGGGCTGCAGGCGGCCTCGGGTGCTGCGGGCGGTCCCGGAGCGGGAAGGCCGGCTCTGTGCCGCGGAGCtgggcggcgggcgggcgggcggcctgGGGGCGCGGGAAGGAGGCGCTGGGCGCGCGGCCTTTCCGGGCCAGCCTCGGGCCTCCCCCGCGGGCGTGCTGCGGCGCGCAGCCCGGCGGCCCTTCGCGTGCCCGCCGAGAGCCGCCCCGAGGGGCCCGGCGCGCAGTGGCTGCCTGGCCGGCCGGCTGCGGCGCCGCGACCAGACTCCTTCCCTCCCTCGCGCAGGTGACCTTCGACGATGTGGCCGTCTACTTCTGCCGCGAGGAGTGGGCGCAGCTGGCGGACTGGCAGCGGGAGCTCTACCGGGCGGTCATGCTGGAGAACTACCAGGCGCTGCACTCGTTGGGtgaggaggggcggggctggCGCGCCTTGGAGCCTCCCGGGGACGCCGCCGGGAACGGGGAGAGCTGCCCTGCCGCGCTGGAGCCCCTTCTGCGTTCGGGCTGCACCCCCCCTAGCACTGCCTACCCGGGATTGTGCACCAGCCCGGACCCGGAGGCCTCGCCAGGCCCCCCAGGACTTACCCTCAGCCCCTTTTCTAGTGATCTTGCTGGCGGTTTCGggcaggtagccgtgttggtctgcagcagaacagcaggattcgggtccagtggcaccttagaggccggCAGGGTCTTCGGACTCAGCAGGtaccctgcaaatcttgttggtctctttgAGGTGCCGCTGGAcccagatcctgctgttctaatgaTCTTGAAGACCCTGCAAGCGTTGGCCTGTGGCCCTCAGTAAAATGAAGgaccacaggcaggcaggcaggcagccagggaGGGAGCCCCACAGAGAGGCACCTTCCTGGGTGGGAGGAAAAGCGCAGGGGAGGGTGCCGGGTGCTCTGGGGCATCACTGCTCAAGGAGGGGGGCGTGGAAGGCCAGGAATGAGTCCGGAAGGCCACAGCCAAGAGGGCCAGCTAGCAGCCCCCCTTGGTTTCAGGATTTCTCCCAGACTGCTGGGGATTTCCCGCTTGGATCCTCTGCCCAGACTCGTTTCCCTTGGAAGAAGAATGAGGGACGTTGCCTGTTTCCTCCCATTTTACAGGCACTCCTCCGTCGTTCATGAAAGGTCATTGCTTGACTGTGCACTGGCAGGCGAAAGAGGAGTGTTTGTGGATGTGTGTTTGGGGTGGTAAACTGTTGAAATAAAAAGGATTCTGCCACCATCTCCTCCACAGGCCGTTTGTCAGTCAAACCCGAGATCATCAGCAAGATTGAGCACGGGGAGGAGGTGTGCGTTGGAGAGTGCTGGAAGCCCCGCAGGTGGAGAAGGCCTCCGTCGAGCCAGTGGCTAGGTGAGGGGGCCGGGCCTGGAATTCCTATGTTCGcatcttgcctttcttccctgGACCCTCCTGTCTTCACGACgaccctgtggggcaggcgaggCTGAACGATAGCCCTTGGCCCAGTGGGTTTCATGCCTCAGGAGGGGCTTGAACCAAGCGGTCCAGGACTTCTCCACTGGTGGGTCGGACAAGAATGGGAGCGGGAGGGAAGCTGGCACAAAGGGGCTATTTTGGGGTCCTTCTCTTTGGCCCCTCACTACAGTTAAATTCTGCCATGCTAGGAAAGCTTTGAAATGGAGTTGTCTGCATAGCTTCTGACAGCCTCTTCGCAAGCCCTGGCCCGTGTGTTCTCTGGAGACTCGAGGGGTTCTTGACATGACAAGGCAAAAAACGAGGGGAGGGTGGGTTTGGGCATTGAGGTGCCAAGGGGTACAGAGCTGGGGGAGGGTTAGGAGGTGGCGATGCAGAGCCACGTCGGACTTGGGGCGTTCACATCTGAAAGCTCCCCCAGAGCCTCCACATAATGACTCTCTCCCAGTTTTTAACTTTTCTTTGTAAGCACGAAGGCAAGaaatgtaacttttaaaaataagaagcttgttaggatttattttttaaaaggacaagatccagaggagttaaccatgttagtccgCAGTAgcgaaatagcaaagagtccagtagcacttttaagattaaccaactttattgtagcataagctttcgagtctcacagatgcatctgacgaagagagctgtggttctcgaaagcttttgctaaaatgaagttggttaatcttaaaggtgctgctggactctttgctaaaaGGACAAGGGCGCCCCGGATGGGCACAGCGTGTTGTGGGAAGCAGCCctgcaatgcccctttccagggctgttcacTGCAGGGGCCCTCTGAGAAGGATGTCAAGAAAACAGGCTGAAGAGAAAGAACACCTGCCTTTGTTGTCAGTTGCTTATAGTATGTTACAGATTTTTAATCAATCACCTTCCCAAGACCCCAGTTTATGGACAGTGAGCGGGAGGACAACTCCGTGGCCGAGGCAGAGTTTGGACTGGCCCGCTTAGGCCCAGCCCCACCTCTCTATTCAGCAGACAACTCCAGTGTCTTGTTTCAAGTTGGTTCCATCCCTGCCTCTCAATCCAGGATCACTCTGTGACTTTGGGAATGTCCTTTTGTTTCTTCCCAGCAGGAGATGGGATTCGGATGGTGGATGAGGAAGAGGATGGAGGGCCAGGCACCCCCCTGCAAATCCCAGCCCGgcgaggaaggaagaagaaggtcCACTCACAAGGAGTGGAGAAACAGGTGAGCCAGCTGATGGGCTCTCCCGCCAAGGAGGCCCGTTCTCAGCCACGGGTGACGCTGAAGATGAATCCGCCCAAGTGCCCGGAGTGCGGCAAAAGCTTCCTGAGCAACGTGGCCATGACCATCCACATCCGGACGCACACGGGGGAGCGCCCCTTCAAGTGCCACCTGTGCCCCAAGGGCTTTGCTTCCAAGGGGGACCTGAACCGCCACATCCGGAGGCACTTGCGCGAGAAGCCCCCTGCCGCCACCAGCAGACCGCCCGCTGCCAAGGGCAAGAAGagcctggctgccaagcttcaGCTCCTTCACCACCTGCAGCACGCCCCAGGGCCCAGGACGCCCCACACCTGCGaccagtgtgggaagagcttcaacaAGAAGCAGAGCTTGCGGAAGCACCAGGGGACGCACTCGGCCGAGAGGCCCTTCGCCTGCCTGGAGTGCGGGCGCTGCTTCCGGCTCAAGCAGATCTTGGTGGCCCACATGCAGTCGCACGTCAAGGAAAGGCCCTTTGCCTGTCCCCAGTGCGGGAAATGCTTCACTCAGGAGCGCAATGTGAGGAACCACCAGCGGGTTCACACGGGCGAAAAGCCCTTTTCGTGCATGGCTTGCGGGAGGTGCTTTGCGTATAAGCAGCACCTTGTCAAGCATTTGCGCCTCCATACCGGCGAGCGGCCCTTTGCCTGCAAGGAGTGCGGGAAGACCTTCCGGGACAGGGCCACGCTGGTCATCCACAACCGGATGCACACTGGGGAGCGGCCCTATCGCTGCCCCTTCTGCGGCAAATCCTGCCGGCAGAAGCAGCACCTGAACAGCCACTTGAAAGTCCACCGCGGGGAGGAGCTCCCCACGGAAGCTGGCACGGACCTCACCCTCCGGGAGAAGCCCCACCAGTGCACCACCTGCGAGAAGCGATTCAAGAACCGGAAGATCATGCTGGCCCACCAGAAGATCCACGAGGAAGAGCAGCTGTCGAGGCGCAGCCCCCTTCCTGGCGGAGCAGGTCCCTCCCAAGGAGAACCCATAGGAGCCGGTGCAAGCCTGAGGCGTCCCACTGCTGTCCAGCCAGCCCCGCCGGGTGCAAAGGTGTCTCTGGCGTGCCCCGACTGTGGCAGGAG
Above is a window of Eublepharis macularius isolate TG4126 chromosome 11, MPM_Emac_v1.0, whole genome shotgun sequence DNA encoding:
- the LOC129337870 gene encoding gastrula zinc finger protein XlCGF57.1-like isoform X3, with product MAAGAAAQVTFDDVAVYFCREEWAQLADWQRELYRAVMLENYQALHSLGRLSVKPEIISKIEHGEEVCVGECWKPRRWRRPPSSQWLAGDGIRMVDEEEDGGPGTPLQIPARRGRKKKVHSQGVEKQVSQLMGSPAKEARSQPRVTLKMNPPKCPECGKSFLSNVAMTIHIRTHTGERPFKCHLCPKGFASKGDLNRHIRRHLREKPPAATSRPPAAKGKKSLAAKLQLLHHLQHAPGPRTPHTCDQCGKSFNKKQSLRKHQGTHSAERPFACLECGRCFRLKQILVAHMQSHVKERPFACPQCGKCFTQERNVRNHQRVHTGEKPFSCMACGRCFAYKQHLVKHLRLHTGERPFACKECGKTFRDRATLVIHNRMHTGERPYRCPFCGKSCRQKQHLNSHLKVHRGEELPTEAGTDLTLREKPHQCTTCEKRFKNRKIMLAHQKIHEEEQLSRRSPLPGGAGPSQGEPIGAGASLRRPTAVQPAPPGAKVSLACPDCGRSFSQQKYLTLHRRSHR
- the LOC129337870 gene encoding zinc finger protein 25-like isoform X2, coding for MRGSRPRPAAPGSRPGGAGPAGKARLARRRLPCPPRRRGAAGGLGCCGRSRSGKAGSVPRSWAAGGRAAWGRGKEALGARPFRASLGPPPRACCGAQPGGPSRARREPPRGARRAVAAWPAGCGAATRLLPSLAQVTFDDVAVYFCREEWAQLADWQRELYRAVMLENYQALHSLGRLSVKPEIISKIEHGEEVCVGECWKPRRWRRPPSSQWLGDGIRMVDEEEDGGPGTPLQIPARRGRKKKVHSQGVEKQVSQLMGSPAKEARSQPRVTLKMNPPKCPECGKSFLSNVAMTIHIRTHTGERPFKCHLCPKGFASKGDLNRHIRRHLREKPPAATSRPPAAKGKKSLAAKLQLLHHLQHAPGPRTPHTCDQCGKSFNKKQSLRKHQGTHSAERPFACLECGRCFRLKQILVAHMQSHVKERPFACPQCGKCFTQERNVRNHQRVHTGEKPFSCMACGRCFAYKQHLVKHLRLHTGERPFACKECGKTFRDRATLVIHNRMHTGERPYRCPFCGKSCRQKQHLNSHLKVHRGEELPTEAGTDLTLREKPHQCTTCEKRFKNRKIMLAHQKIHEEEQLSRRSPLPGGAGPSQGEPIGAGASLRRPTAVQPAPPGAKVSLACPDCGRSFSQQKYLTLHRRSHR
- the LOC129337870 gene encoding zinc finger protein 586-like isoform X1; protein product: MRGSRPRPAAPGSRPGGAGPAGKARLARRRLPCPPRRRGAAGGLGCCGRSRSGKAGSVPRSWAAGGRAAWGRGKEALGARPFRASLGPPPRACCGAQPGGPSRARREPPRGARRAVAAWPAGCGAATRLLPSLAQVTFDDVAVYFCREEWAQLADWQRELYRAVMLENYQALHSLGRLSVKPEIISKIEHGEEVCVGECWKPRRWRRPPSSQWLAGDGIRMVDEEEDGGPGTPLQIPARRGRKKKVHSQGVEKQVSQLMGSPAKEARSQPRVTLKMNPPKCPECGKSFLSNVAMTIHIRTHTGERPFKCHLCPKGFASKGDLNRHIRRHLREKPPAATSRPPAAKGKKSLAAKLQLLHHLQHAPGPRTPHTCDQCGKSFNKKQSLRKHQGTHSAERPFACLECGRCFRLKQILVAHMQSHVKERPFACPQCGKCFTQERNVRNHQRVHTGEKPFSCMACGRCFAYKQHLVKHLRLHTGERPFACKECGKTFRDRATLVIHNRMHTGERPYRCPFCGKSCRQKQHLNSHLKVHRGEELPTEAGTDLTLREKPHQCTTCEKRFKNRKIMLAHQKIHEEEQLSRRSPLPGGAGPSQGEPIGAGASLRRPTAVQPAPPGAKVSLACPDCGRSFSQQKYLTLHRRSHR